One genomic region from Rosa rugosa chromosome 1, drRosRugo1.1, whole genome shotgun sequence encodes:
- the LOC133727918 gene encoding DNA topoisomerase 6 subunit A-like: MYTRLMAYENAPIEDPNRYEVKDLSIEEVQEKLEALKKKLDDGSFSCISRDKSNVTYVECSDGVKRLTVKDINKRSKPGDEIRLMVDLILKFFQANKRETHRGVFYLGNNTSSLFRQKDEYEILDDICCTIGCSSSSLYVDASVRGVVAGLLSFELGGHETFCTSRDDGVPIPLNLDIKMKNRGAKFILVVEKKSAFNTLMQDKFYNDYPCIIITGMGMPEVATRRFLKLLSDNFGLPVYGLFDCDPEGIIMFTIYTLRYR; the protein is encoded by the coding sequence ATGTACACCAGACTGATGGCTTATGAGAACGCTCCAATAGAAGATCCCAATCGTTACGAGGTCAAAGACCTCTCTATAGAGGAAGTACAGGAGAAACTAGAAGCTCTCAAGAAAAAATTAGATGATGGGAGCTTTAGTTGCATTTCACGAGACAAGTCCAACGTGACCTATGTTGAGTGTAGCGATGGCGTCAAACGTCTTACAGTGAAGGATATAAATAAACGCTCTAAACCAGGAGATGAAATCCGTTTGATGGTTGATCTTATTCTCAAGTTCTTCCAAGCAAACAAGCGGGAAACACATCGTGGGGTGTTTTACTTAGGGAATAATACCAGTTCATTGTTCCGACAAAAAGATGAGTACGAAATTCTTGATGACATCTGTTGCACTATAGGGTGCAGCAGTTCAAGTCTCTACGTAGATGCTAGTGTAAGAGGCGTTGTTGCAGGTCTGCTTTCTTTCGAGCTTGGAGGGCACGAAACCTTTTGTACGAGCCGGGATGATGGGGTACCCATCCCGCTGAATTTAGATATTAAAATGAAGAATCGTGGAGCCAAGTTCATATTGGTGGTGGAAAAGAAATCCGCTTTCAATACATTGATGCAAGATAAGTTTTACAATGATTATCCATGTATAATCATCACCGGAATGGGAATGCCTGAGGTGGCGACCAGAAGATTTTTAAAGCTATTGTCGGACAATTTTGGACTTCCAGTGTATGGCCTTTTCGACTGTGATCCAGAAGGCATCATAATGTTTACAATTTATACTCTCAGATACAGATAA